ATCATAGGGCAGGTCGGCGACGGCCAGTGATGGCCCATTGCTATCTCCTGCAGCTAATTGTAGCAATTGTGCCGCATCTTTTTGCAGTACGGCTAATATTTCTACCTGTGCGTTGCCTCGTGCGCTGGAGACCACTTCCCCTAGCGTCTGGCCATTTTCACGATTGACGACAAGCGTACCGGCTGGCAATGGCTGTTGTCCGTCCACCAGCAGCCGGAACATGCGTCGCTTGAGTTTACCCAGGTACTGCATTCTGGCGACGATTTCCTGCCCGGTGTAGCAGCCCTTTCTGAAGCTGACGGCATCGAACAGCTGCATATTCAGCATCTGTGGAATAAAGCTCTCGCGGGTCGCCGCACTGACTTCGCCCAGCCCGTTGCGTATTTGTAGCAATTGCCAGGCATTCAGTGCTGTGGGGGTCGCAAGCGTCTGCAGCTGGTCCAGTGTGTTGACTGCCGATTCACTGGGTAGCCAGATCTCGAAACGATGCAGCCCGGGCACGCGAACCACGCTGCCAGTGGCGCAGGAGGTGACCTCATCAATATTCTCTGGTGGGATCAGGCCGGCCTTTCGCAGCGCTGCCTCGGCCGCGTCGCCCCACAAGCCAACGCGCACCCAGTCGCTGCTGGCGTCTTTGATGCTGGTTTTGAAGAACACCGCATATTTCCCCAGATCGGCGCTCTGGGCTTCAAGCACTTCTTTATGCATAGCCAGCAGGTAGGCATCTGCTGTAAGGCGCAGCAGTCTGAAACTCGATTGTATTCGGCCTTTGGGATTGCAGCGTGCTCCCAGGGTGCTGCCCGGATCAGGCAGCACGCTTACATCACAGGTCAATTGCCCCTGTAAAAAGCGGTTTGCATCAGCACCGCTTACGGCCAGAATGCCCTCGTGGGACAGCCAGGTGATCCCGGTGGCGGGTAGTTCATCGACGTCCGATACGGCAAAGCGTTCGGACAAGGTTTGATCTAGCGGGTTGATTGCGGTCATAGGACTCGAATTGTCTGGTGTAGTCAGCTGTTACATCATAGGACTATGGTGCATGCTTGTCAGTGTTGCCTTGCGCCTATAATGATGTGTGTGCGCTACGGCGCGTTTTCAACCCATTGCGGAGATGTTTGATGTCGGCCGATATAGAAATGAAACGTTTGTTCTGGCATAGCCGTCGCGGCATGCTGGAACTGGATGTGCTGTTGCTACCTTTCCTTCAGGAAGCCTACAGTGATCTTGAGCCGGCGGATAAGGAACGTTTCAGCAAGTTGTTGACCTGTGAAGATCAGGATATGTTCGGCTGGTTCATGCAGCGCAGTGAACCGGATGACCCCGACTTGAAGCGCATGGTAAGGATGATACTAGACCGTGTTCAGCCAAACTGATTATCTGTTACTGCAACGCCAGCCCTCGCGCTTCCTCGGCGCAGCGCTGGTGATCTTTTCGCTGTTGGCCGCTGTGGCGCTGTATCGCAGTGCCATACCCGGCTTGCTGGCAGTTGGAATGATGTTGGTGGTGGTGGCTTACGGCCTTTGGGTCTGGCCGCGACAGGTCAGCCTGCGCCATGCGAGTTCGGTCACCGGCTTGCGATTTGACAGCCATGGCTGGCATGTCTTGCGCCGTGATGGCTCCGAAGCCGGAGCCCGGCTGCTGGCAGATACCTTCGTTAGCGCATTCCTGACCGTGGTGCGCCTGCGCGAGCCAGGACGTTGGTGGCCAGTGTCGGTGGTGTTGCCGGCCGATGCAGCAGCAGAGGATGCCCTGCGCCGGCTGCGCCTGCGTTTGCGTTTCAGTCGCCAACGTTGGATGGCTGCAGAATAGTGTCTTCGGCCTGCGGCAGCAGGTCAGGGTAGTCAAGAATGTAATGCAGGCCGCGGCTCTCGCGGCGCTGCATGGCTGATTGAATAATCAGGTCGGCAACCAGCGCGAGGTTGCGCAACTCGAGCAGGTCGCGTGTCACCGTGTAATTACTGTAAAACTCGTGAATCTCCGCCAGCAGCATATCCACCCGATGTTTGGCGCGCTGCAGGCGTTTGTTGGTGCGTACTATCCCCACGTAATCCCACATGAAACGGCGAAGCTCATCCCAGTTGTGCGAGATGATCACGTCCTCGTCCGAGTCGGTCACTTGGCTCTCATCCCAACTTGGCAGGTCGGTTGGCATTGGATAGTTGTCCAGGCTTTGCAGAATATCCTGACTGGCCGAGCGGCCGTAGACAATGCACTCCAGTAGCGAGTTGCTGGCCATGCGGTTGGCGCCGTGCAGGCCGGTAAAGCTGGTTTCACCAATAGCGTAGAGCGCCTGCAAGTCGGTACGACCGCTGGGCTCTACCACCACGCCACCGCAGGTGTAGTGCGCGGCAGGTACCACTGGAATCGGCTCGCGGGTTATGTCGATGCCGAAGGTCAGGCAGCGTTCATACACGGTAGGGAAGTGGCTGCGGATAAAATCGGCGGACTTGTGACTGATATCCAGAAACACGCAATCCAGCCCGAGCCGCTTCATTTCATGGTCAATTGCGCGGGCGACGATATCCCGGGGCGCGAGCTCGGCACGCCGGTCGAAGCGCGGCATGAATCGCGTGCCATCCGGTAGCTTGAGTAACGCGCCTTCCCCGCGCAAGGCTTCAGTGATCAGAAAGCTCTTGGCTTTGGGGTGGTACAGGCAGGTAGGGTGGAACTGATTGAATTCCATATTGGCGACGCGGCAGCCAGCGCGCCAGGCCATGGCAATGCCGTCCCCGGAAGCGCTGTCGGGGTTGCTGGTATAGAGGTAGACCTTGCTTGCTCCGCCCGTGGCCAGCACGGTAAAGCGCGCAGCGTAGGTTTCCACGTGACCGCTGGTGCGGTTGAGAATATAGGCGCCAAGGCAGCGTTGACCCGGCAGGCCGAGCTTGCCACTGGTAATCAGATCCACCGCTACACGGTTTTCCAGCAAAACGATGTTGCTGTGTGTCTGTGCCTTGAGCAGCAAGGTGTTGAAAATGGCAGCGCCGGTAGCATCTGCGGCGTGGATAATACGGCGGTGGCTGTGGCCGCCTTCCATGGTCAGATGAAAATCATCGCTTTCACTGCCGTCTTCTCGTGTTTCCCGGGTGAAAGGGACGCCTTGTTCGATCAACCAGCCAATGGCCTCACGACTGTTGCCAACGATCTGGCGCACGGCATCTTCATGGCATAATCCGCCACCGGCTTCGAGGGTGTCCTGAACATGGGCATCGATGGTATCAGTGTCATCCAGTACAGCGGCAACGCCGCCTTGGGCCCAGAAGGTCGAGCCTTCGGACAATTGACCCTTGCTGATCACGCCGACACGCATATGATCGGCGAGGTGCAATGCCAGAGTGAGGCCGGCCGCACCACTGCCGATGACCAGTACGTCATATTCCTGTGTGTGTGTC
This genomic stretch from Halopseudomonas pelagia harbors:
- a CDS encoding YgfZ/GcvT domain-containing protein, translating into MTAINPLDQTLSERFAVSDVDELPATGITWLSHEGILAVSGADANRFLQGQLTCDVSVLPDPGSTLGARCNPKGRIQSSFRLLRLTADAYLLAMHKEVLEAQSADLGKYAVFFKTSIKDASSDWVRVGLWGDAAEAALRKAGLIPPENIDEVTSCATGSVVRVPGLHRFEIWLPSESAVNTLDQLQTLATPTALNAWQLLQIRNGLGEVSAATRESFIPQMLNMQLFDAVSFRKGCYTGQEIVARMQYLGKLKRRMFRLLVDGQQPLPAGTLVVNRENGQTLGEVVSSARGNAQVEILAVLQKDAAQLLQLAAGDSNGPSLAVADLPYDTQLVASEDDPVN
- a CDS encoding succinate dehydrogenase assembly factor 2, translating into MSADIEMKRLFWHSRRGMLELDVLLLPFLQEAYSDLEPADKERFSKLLTCEDQDMFGWFMQRSEPDDPDLKRMVRMILDRVQPN
- the nadB gene encoding L-aspartate oxidase, giving the protein MTHTQEYDVLVIGSGAAGLTLALHLADHMRVGVISKGQLSEGSTFWAQGGVAAVLDDTDTIDAHVQDTLEAGGGLCHEDAVRQIVGNSREAIGWLIEQGVPFTRETREDGSESDDFHLTMEGGHSHRRIIHAADATGAAIFNTLLLKAQTHSNIVLLENRVAVDLITSGKLGLPGQRCLGAYILNRTSGHVETYAARFTVLATGGASKVYLYTSNPDSASGDGIAMAWRAGCRVANMEFNQFHPTCLYHPKAKSFLITEALRGEGALLKLPDGTRFMPRFDRRAELAPRDIVARAIDHEMKRLGLDCVFLDISHKSADFIRSHFPTVYERCLTFGIDITREPIPVVPAAHYTCGGVVVEPSGRTDLQALYAIGETSFTGLHGANRMASNSLLECIVYGRSASQDILQSLDNYPMPTDLPSWDESQVTDSDEDVIISHNWDELRRFMWDYVGIVRTNKRLQRAKHRVDMLLAEIHEFYSNYTVTRDLLELRNLALVADLIIQSAMQRRESRGLHYILDYPDLLPQAEDTILQPSNVGD